The Sinorhizobium alkalisoli genomic interval CTGCCGAGACACCGGATCCCGAACTTGATGGAGCCGCCGATGACAATCCGTCCGCCGCAATCGCTCAGTCCTCGCGGGGTCACCGGCGGTGGCCTCAACGTTTTGGAATACGAGCTGATGGCGGAGCGCGCGGACGCGCTTGGCCGCCACGGCCTGAAAGTCGAGACAGCGATCGCGGCGCTGAGCGGTTTCGACGCCGACAAGCAGCCGCCGCAGGAAAGGCATCGGCTGCTCGACGAGGCAGCCGATGCGGTCTGGGCATTTCTGATCCAGCGCGAAATATGCGGCTTGCGCGACAGCCGTGACGTCGTTCGCCGCTATGGCATCCCAAAGGAGGTCATGGCGCGCCTGGGCATCGTCCGCAGACGACAGTCCCGGGCCGAGCCCGCTTAGCGGTACGGCGAATTGCAGACCCTGTAGAGCCCGCTATAGGCCAGATAACGGTTGGTCGCCGGATTGTAGGAGCGATAGCGCGACAGGCACCAGTTCACATGCGCGCTGTAACCCTGCCCGACATAGCCGGGACGGTAATGTCGGTAGCCGTAATCGGGGCGGAAATAGCGGTAGCCATAGTAGCCGGGGCCGTAATACCGGGGACCGAAATAATAGCGGTTCCCATAATAGTAGCGGCCCGGATAATAGCCGGGACCCGTCCCGATAGTGATGCTGATGCCCGAGCGTCTCGGATAATAGCCGCCACCCCAGCCGCCGTAGGTGCCCGACCACGGCCCGTAATAGCGCGGGCCCCAGCCATAATAGTGTCCACGGTGGCGCACGGGCTCGATTTCCGCCGGCACCGAGGCCGCTATGTCGAGCACCGGACGCGGCATGGCCATGGCAGGCGCTGCAGGAGGGATCACGGAGGCGGCCGCCAATGCGCAGCTCAGAACGAAATTGCGAAATCCCGTCATCTTGTCCTCACTTTCAGAAAGCCGTGCTTTCCGGTTACCGTCCCTTCTCTGTCCTTGCTGTTTGCGGGTTTATCCCAACGCCGCGGCACGCGTCTGAAATGCCGGATTTCCGCGCCGGTCAGCATGCCTCAAGCATGCGCCTCTTGAGCGGTGATGTCACTGAATTTCTTCAGCTATCGCCGCGGGCAGGGGTTCGCCGCGAAGTGCCGTCACGCGATCGCACGATTTTGCCTCGGCTTTTTCGCCTTCCGACACGAAAACTTCAAAATGCCTGTTGACACTTTGGGCCGGGCCTTTTACATGCCGGTCCGTCGCCCAGATGGCGGAATTGGTAGACGCGCAGGTTTCAGGTACCTGTGCCGCGAGGCGTGGAGGTTCGAGTCCTCTTCTGGGCACCATTTCCCCTTTTCAGATCGTCTCTGACGATCATGAATTGCAGAAAAGACCCGGTTCGCCGGGTTTTTTGCATGTCAGGGGTGCGCTCTTTCAAGCCGCTCTGTCCGCCTGCCCGGTGCGTTATTGCCCGGTTGGGGCGCGTCAATTGACCGTGACCGGCCGCGAGCGCATCCGCCTGACCGTTTCGCGCTCCGCCCGCTTGCAGCGCATCGGCGGCAGGTCGCGGTCCATCAGTTCCATGTCCTCAAGCACCATGTCGCCCATCTTCTTGAACGCGACGTCGAGCGCCCCCGCGCGATGCGCAGAGCGCAGGAAACCCGGAAGCCTGCGGATCCTGTGGTCGAGCGGCAGCGGTTCTTCCGGAAAGACGTCGCTCGCCGCGAGGATATGGCCGCGCTCGACCGCCGCAACGAGCGCGTCGAAGTCGACGACGCCGGCGCGGCTGAGGAGGATGAAGGCGGCGCCGCGGCGCATCCTGGCGAAGGCATCGGCGCCGAGGAAGCCCTCGTTCTCGCTCGTCACGGCGGCGACGACGAAGACGAAATCACTTTCAGAAAGCACCATTTCCAGCAAAGCCGGCTCGACGCCGCTGTCCTTGAGAAGGGAGGCCGGCAGCCAGGGGTCATGAACGCGGATGCGGGCGCGGAATCCGGAAAGCACGCGGTTCAAGGCTCGTCCGAGATCACCGAAGCCGATGATGCCGATCTCGGAGCCGGAAAGAAGCCGCGCCGAGCGGTTGCCTTCGCCGCCCCAGAGCTCGCGCCCTTCGCGAAAGGCGAGATCGGCATCGACGATGCCGCGGGCGAGATTGAGCGCCATTGCGAGACCCAGTTCCGCCACCGGCTCGGCGAAGACCTGCCCCGTCGTCAGCACATGAATGCCGCGGCGGAACAGGATCGCATAGGGCATGTTGTCGAGGAGATTGCTTTCGACATTGAGGATCGCCCGCAAGCGCGGCAGGCGCTCGAGCGTGTCCTCGTCCAGGGGTGGCTGGCCTATGATATAGCGCGCTTCGCCGAGCGTCTCGTCGCCTAGCCCGGCAAAGTCTGCGGGATCGGCTTCGATCACACGATAGCCCCGATGGAGCAAGGCAAGGGCCTCGGGCGTGAAGATCAGATCGAGTGTGCGTGGCGCGGGGGCGCTGATGACGAGCGGGCGGTCTATCTCCGTCATGTCTCTCCTCCCGATCGGCTGCGGGCACGGCAACCGTTTCATCTTTGCAGGAGCAGGCAACCCTTGCCAAGACGGCTGCGGGTCAATAGTTCAGCCCGCGTTTCTGCCGCTCGAGCGACGGCGGCAGCCGCCCGCTCTGGAAGACCGGACCGCCGCCCTTGCGGCAGCGGTAGATGGTTTCATAGCGAGGCCGGCCGCTGGAGGGCTCGAACGGACCGTAACGGTCGACGAAAACCTGCTCGCAGACCACATCGGCACCTTCCTTGAGCGGATCGAGCGGCTCAACGCCGGGAAGGTCGTGAAACGCCTGCGCAAGCTGCAGCGTCGCCCGGTCCGCCAAGCCTGGCTGGGAGGAGAGACCGAGAAGCAGAGCGGCCAAAGGAAGCGCCGAGGCGGAACGAAACCTGATCATGCTTGCGGACTTTTCCGGCAGGGGCCGGCGAATTCGACGCCGACGCGAGAGGAACGGTATCGCGGCCGCCAAACTTGCGCTATAGGCCAACGACGTTGAAGGCATTTGGGGATTTTCAATGGCAAATACAATAAGGTTCCACGAAGGCGATATTTCCGCGACGGACGCCGCGCGCTATACGGGTGCGATCGCCATCGACACGGAAACGCTGGGCCTTGTCCCCCGCCGCGACCGCCTTTGCGTCGTGCAGCTCTCCCCGGGCGACGGCAGCGCCGACGTGATCCGCATCGCCGCCGGCCAGAGGCAAGCGCCGAATCTCGTAGCGATGCTCGCCGATCCCGCCCGCCAGAAGATCTTCCATTTCGGCCGCTTCGATATCGCAGTGCTGTTCCACACCTTCGGCGTCACGGCGGCGCCCGTCTTCTGCACGAAGATCGCCTCGCGTCTCACCCGCACCTATACGGACCGGCACGGGCTCAAGGACAATCTCAAGGAACTGCTCGACGTCGACATTTCCAAGCAGCAGCAATCGTCCGACTGGGCCGCCGATATCCTCTCGCCGGCGCAGCTCGAATATGCGGCTTCCGACGTGCTCCATCTGCATGCCTTGCGCGACAGGCTGACCGAACGCCTCCTGCGCGACGGCCGCATCGAGCATGCCGAAGCCTGCTTCGCCTTCCTGCCGACACGGGCCAAGCTGGACCTGCTCGGCTGGGAAGAGACCGATATTTTCGCCCACAGCTGAGCGTGCGGCGGCTCAGGGCGTCAGCCACAGAAGCGCGGCATAACGCGCCGCCTTGCCGATCGTCACATAGACGAGGAAGATGGTAAGCGGGGTGCGCAGCAAGCCGGCGGCCAAGGTCAGCGGATCGCCGATGATCGGCAGCCAGGAGAAAAGCAGCACCGGCTGTCCGTAGCGGGTGAACAGCGTCTCGGCCTTCCGCCGGGCAGGCGATGACACGGGAAACCAACTTCGGCCCTCGAAACGCAAGAAGAACCGGCCGAGCGCGAAGTTGACGAGCGCTCCGAGCACATTGCCGGCCGTTGCCGAAAGAAAGAGTGCCGTCCGGCTCGTCTCGGCCGTAAGCGCCGCGGCGGCGACCGCCGCTTCCGACAGGCCGAACAACAGGGTCGCGGAGAGAAAGGCGGCGCCGAAGACGCCCGCAAGCATGCCGAGATCCAGTGTCAGCTCCTGTCGACGTGACCGAGATCGCGCTCGGGCTCGATGACGTCTCGGATCCGCTGCTTCAGTTCCTTCGGACCGGGAAAGCCGCCATCGCGCTTGCGCTCCCAGACGAGTTCGCTATCGACGCGGATCTCGAAATTGCCGCCGGTGCCGGGGATCAGCGCCACTTCTCCAAGCGTGTCGGCAAAGGTTGACAAGAGTTCCTGCGCCATCCAGCCGGCCCGCAGCAGCCAGTTACACTGGGTGCAATAGAGAATCGTGACGCGCGGCTTTTCACTCATACGGCATGTCCTGTTTGCGTTCTGCGGGCACAGTATAGCATCGGCCCGAAAATCGTACCGATTTTCGGAAAGCTCGATGCGCAGAGTGAAAGAGTTACAGCGACCTTTGCGCGTCTGTTAAGACGCGCGGCGCTGTAGCCCCGCGGTCGGTCCGGAACAACCGGCCCCTCACCGCCTCTTCACATAAATGTCAACTGGGGAAGTCATGATTTTGCCGGGCGCCCCTTGCTTTCGGAAGGGTGTGCGGCAAGAGACTTCTCCACTGCAACAACTGCGAGAGAGATTTGATGACCGATACCACTCATACGAACAGCCGCCCGCGCGCGATCCTGCCGGCGCTCGAAAAGCTCTACCTGCCGCTCGACACCTTCGCCGAGACGCTGTTGCGCGTGCTTGCGGGTGCGCTGCTCGTCACCCATGGCTACGGCAAGATCCTCGATCCCTTCGGCGCGGTCGGCATGGTGGAAGGCCTCGGCTTCTATCCGGGCGTCTTCTGGTCGCCGCTGCTTTCCGCCACCGAATTCTTCGGCGGCATCTTCATCGCCATCGGCTTCCTGACGCGGCCGGCCGCCTTCGCGGCCACCATCGTGCTCATCGTCACGGTCTATTTCCATGGGATCGTCCAGGGCCAGGGTCTCGGCGGCGCAGAGAAATCGATACTCTGGGCGGCGATCACCTTCTTCTTCGCGATCCGCGGCGCCAACAGCCATTCGGTCGACGCCAAGCTCGGCAAGCAGTTCTGAGCCTGCCGTTTCGGCATACGGCCCGCTTCGGCCGTATGCCGGTCCGGTTCTAAGCCGCTCTTGCAAGCCGGCGCCGCCCATGGTGATCTCGGTTGACGGAGGTGGACCATGCACGAACCGATCGAAGGCGGCTGTTTCTGCGGACGCATCCGCTACAGGCTGAAGCGCCGGCCAATGTTCGTCCATTGCTGCCACTGTACCGATTGCCAGCGGCAGGTGGGCAGCGCCTTCGCCATCAACGGCCTTGTCGAGGCGGAGAACGTCGAGCTTCTGCAAGGCGAACCCGTTTTGGTGACGCTCACGACCGAAAGCGGCCGCCCGCATGACGTCTACCGTTGCGCCGGGTGCCAGTCGCCGCTCTGGAGTGATTACGGCCGGCGCAAGTGGCTCTCATTCCTGCGCCTTGCCACGCTCGACCGGCCGTCCGAATTCACACCCGATGTGCATATCTACACCCGTTCGAAGCTCGACTGGCTGCCGCTGCCGCCGGGCGCCAGGGCTTTCGAGGCCTATTACAACCTCAAGGCGGAGTGGCCGAAGGAAAGCCTGGAACGGCTCGAAGCGGCGCGGGCCAAGGCAAAGGCAAAGGGATAGGTCCGGTCATGACGTCGAACGAGCGCGATAAGATGATGGCGGGCGAGTGTATCGCGGGGCACACCGACTGCGCAGGGGATAGACGTGAAACGGCGGCATCAGATTGCCGGTATCTGGCCACGGCAGCCGGGTCTTTCGACAAAGCCGTTCTGCATCGGCGACTGACTGGGCGTTCTTCACGCGCAAGGGCCTTTCCTGTTCGGCCCTTTTAGCTTGCGAGATTGCCCTTCAGCTGCATGTGAATGGCTGATCTTAAGATCGCGCGGCTGAGAAAACAGATCGCGCAATCACTCGTCGCCCATCTTCAGCGCCGCGATGAACGCCTCCTGCGGGATCTCCACCTTGCCGAACTGGCGCATGCGCTTCTTGCCTTCCTTCTGCTTTTCCAGAAGCTTGCGCTTGCGGGTGGCGTCGCCGCCGTAGCACTTGGCGGTAACGTCCTTGCGCAGCGCGCGCACCGTCTCGCGGGCGATGATACGGCCGCCGATCGCCGCCTGGATCGGGATCTGGAACATGTGCTGCGGGATCAGGTCCTTGAGCTTCTCGCACATGACGCGGCCGCGCTTTTCCGCCGCCGAGCGGTGGACGAGCATCGACAGCGCATCGACCGGCTCGCCATTGACGAGGATCGACATCTTGACGAGATCGCTCTCGCGATAGTCCGAGAGGTGGTAATCGAAGGAAGCGTAGCCCTTGGAGATCGACTTCAGCCGGTCGTAGAAATCGAAAACGACTTCGTTGAGCGGCAGGTCGTAGGTCAGCATCGCGCGGTTGCCGACATAGGTGAGTTCGGTCTGGATGCCGCGCCGGTCCTGGCAGAGCTTCAGGATGCCGCCGAGATATTCGTCCGGCGTCATGATCGTCGCGCGGATCCACGGCTCGCGGAATTCGGCGATCTTGACGACATCCGGCATATCGGCCGGATTGTGCAGCTCCTTCTCGGTACCGTCGGTCATGGTCAGCTGATAGACGACCGAAGGAGCGGTCGCGATCAGGTCGAGGTCGAACTCGCGCGACAGCCGCTCCTGGATGATTTCGAGATGCAGGAGTCCGAGGAACCCGCAGCGGAAACCGAAGCCGAGCGCGGCGGAGGATTCCATTTCGAAGGAGAAGGAGGCGTCGTTCAAGCGCAGCTTGCCCATGGCGCTGCGCAGCTCCTCGAAATCGGCGGCGTCGACCGGGAAGAGGCCGCAGAAAACTACCGGTTGGGCCGGCTTGAAGCCGGGAAGCGCTTCTGCCGTCGGGCGCTTGTCGTCGGTGATCGTGTCGCCGACGCGGGTGTCGGCCACTTCCTTGATCGAAGCGGTGATGAAGCCGATCTCGCCGGGGCCAAGCGAATCAAACGCCACCATCTTCGGCGTCAGCACGCCGACGCGTTCGATCGTGTACTTGGCGCCGGTGCCCATCATGCGGATGGTCTGGCCCTTGGCCAGGACGCCGTCGATGATGCGCACCAGAACCATGACGCCGAGATAGGTGTCGTACCAGCTGTCGACGAGCAGGGCCTTGAGCGGCGCCTTCTCGCCGCCGGGGCTCTTCGGCGCCGGCAGCCTGTTTACGATCGCTTCGAGCACGTCGGGAATGCCGAGACCGGTCTTGGCCGAGATCATCACGGCATCGGAGGCGTCGATGCCGATCACCTCCTCGATCTGATCCTTGATCCGCTCCGGTTCCGCCGCCGGCAGGTCGATCTTGTTGAGCACGGTCACGAGCTCGTGGTTGTTGTCGATCGCCTGGTAGACATTGGCGAGCGTCTGCGCTTCGACGCCCTGGCTGGCGTCGACGACGAGCAGCGAGCCTTCGCAGGCCGAGAGCGAGCGCGAGACCTCGTAGGCGAAGTCGACATGCCCGGGCGTGTCGATGAGGTTCAGGACATAGGTCTCGCCGTCATTGGCCTTGTAGTGCAGGCGCACGGTCTGCGCCTTGATGGTGATGCCGCGCTCCCGCTCGATATCCATGCTGTCCAGGACCTGCTCGGACATTTCGCGTTCCGCAAGCCCGCCGGTTGACTGGATCAGCCGGTCGGCCAGCGTCGACTTGCCGTGGTCGATATGGGCCACGATCGAGAAGTTGCGGATGTGCGACAGGGGCGTCTTGGAATTTGGTGTGCTCATGGGCCGCATATAGCAGCGCGTTCAGGCGGCGCAAAGCGGGAAATGAAGGCTTCGTTCACTATAAATTCGGCCGTGAGGCGGCTACTCCGGACGCGCTTCCGCCTCGCCCAATGGAGCGTCACTGGGCAACTGGGCGCTCTTCAGTTCAAAGGCCCCGCGAAGCGGCGGCGGGACGTGCTCGCGCGTGCGCAGGCGCAGGAGTACGAAGGCGGCGTAGAGCAGCGCCACCACCACCGTCGCGGGGATGAACAGGCCTGCGCCGAAGGCGGGTGTGAGTGCGGTCACCAGCAGCGGCACGACCGTCGCCGCCGCGGACCAGGCGACGAGGAGGGTGCTTGCAAGCGGCACGAAATCGTCCGGATCGGTGCGGTCGTTGGCATGGGCATTGGCAATCGAGTAGATCGTTTCGACGGCCCCGGCAAAAACCGCGAAGACCAGCATCAGCAGCCAGAGCCTGTCGAAAGAGACGGCGAGGGCTGCAAGCCCGGCCCCCATGATGAGCACCGAGGTGGCGACCAGCACGATGCGGCGATCGATGCGGTCGGAGAACGCTCCCATCGGATACTGGATGAGAAGCAGCCCGAACTGCATGACGAACATCAGAGTCGCCACCTCGCGCTGGCTCATCGCATTGGCGGCGGCATAGATCGGCGTGAAGCCCTGCACCAGCATGGAGAGGCCGCCGGAGGCGAGCACGCCGATGAAGGCAACCGGGGAACTGCGCCACGCCATGGCGATGTCGATGCGGACCCGGGCGGGCGCGGGCGGTGTCGGCAGCCGCGTCAGTCCGATCGGCAGGATCGCGATCGCCGTGAAGAAGATGGTGGCGACCGGCGCGAGATTGCCCTCGAGTGGGACCTGCCCGAAGAGCGAGGCGCCGGTCCCTAGCCCGATCACATAGGCCATGTAGAAGAGCGCCATGGCCTTGCCGCGCCAGTGATTGTCGCTGGCATGGTTCAGCCAGCTCTGGGCGATGATGAAGTTGGTGTTGGCGGCGGCGCCGTAAAGGCCGCGAGCAAGAATCCAGAGTGCGGGGTTGACGCCGAGGCTGATCAATACCGCGGCAAGGATGACGACCGCCATCGAGCACGAAAAGGCTCGGGCATGGCCGACGCGGCGGATCAGCGGACCCGCCAGCACGCAACCGACGAGACCGCCAAAGGCGATCGCCGTCACTGCGGCCCCCGGAACCCAGTCCGCCGCCATGGAGCGGGTCAGGACAAACGGGACATAGGCGAGCATCATGCCGTTGCCGATGGCGACCGCCGTCATCGACGTAACGATGCTGGCGATCGACAAGAGCGCTGAAGGGGACC includes:
- a CDS encoding DUF6665 family protein, translated to MTIRPPQSLSPRGVTGGGLNVLEYELMAERADALGRHGLKVETAIAALSGFDADKQPPQERHRLLDEAADAVWAFLIQREICGLRDSRDVVRRYGIPKEVMARLGIVRRRQSRAEPA
- a CDS encoding BA14K family protein translates to MTGFRNFVLSCALAAASVIPPAAPAMAMPRPVLDIAASVPAEIEPVRHRGHYYGWGPRYYGPWSGTYGGWGGGYYPRRSGISITIGTGPGYYPGRYYYGNRYYFGPRYYGPGYYGYRYFRPDYGYRHYRPGYVGQGYSAHVNWCLSRYRSYNPATNRYLAYSGLYRVCNSPYR
- a CDS encoding hydroxyacid dehydrogenase — its product is MTEIDRPLVISAPAPRTLDLIFTPEALALLHRGYRVIEADPADFAGLGDETLGEARYIIGQPPLDEDTLERLPRLRAILNVESNLLDNMPYAILFRRGIHVLTTGQVFAEPVAELGLAMALNLARGIVDADLAFREGRELWGGEGNRSARLLSGSEIGIIGFGDLGRALNRVLSGFRARIRVHDPWLPASLLKDSGVEPALLEMVLSESDFVFVVAAVTSENEGFLGADAFARMRRGAAFILLSRAGVVDFDALVAAVERGHILAASDVFPEEPLPLDHRIRRLPGFLRSAHRAGALDVAFKKMGDMVLEDMELMDRDLPPMRCKRAERETVRRMRSRPVTVN
- a CDS encoding ribonuclease D; translated protein: MANTIRFHEGDISATDAARYTGAIAIDTETLGLVPRRDRLCVVQLSPGDGSADVIRIAAGQRQAPNLVAMLADPARQKIFHFGRFDIAVLFHTFGVTAAPVFCTKIASRLTRTYTDRHGLKDNLKELLDVDISKQQQSSDWAADILSPAQLEYAASDVLHLHALRDRLTERLLRDGRIEHAEACFAFLPTRAKLDLLGWEETDIFAHS
- a CDS encoding YqaA family protein, which codes for MLAGVFGAAFLSATLLFGLSEAAVAAAALTAETSRTALFLSATAGNVLGALVNFALGRFFLRFEGRSWFPVSSPARRKAETLFTRYGQPVLLFSWLPIIGDPLTLAAGLLRTPLTIFLVYVTIGKAARYAALLWLTP
- a CDS encoding SelT/SelW/SelH family protein, translated to MSEKPRVTILYCTQCNWLLRAGWMAQELLSTFADTLGEVALIPGTGGNFEIRVDSELVWERKRDGGFPGPKELKQRIRDVIEPERDLGHVDRS
- a CDS encoding DoxX family protein — its product is MTDTTHTNSRPRAILPALEKLYLPLDTFAETLLRVLAGALLVTHGYGKILDPFGAVGMVEGLGFYPGVFWSPLLSATEFFGGIFIAIGFLTRPAAFAATIVLIVTVYFHGIVQGQGLGGAEKSILWAAITFFFAIRGANSHSVDAKLGKQF
- a CDS encoding GFA family protein yields the protein MHEPIEGGCFCGRIRYRLKRRPMFVHCCHCTDCQRQVGSAFAINGLVEAENVELLQGEPVLVTLTTESGRPHDVYRCAGCQSPLWSDYGRRKWLSFLRLATLDRPSEFTPDVHIYTRSKLDWLPLPPGARAFEAYYNLKAEWPKESLERLEAARAKAKAKG
- the lepA gene encoding translation elongation factor 4; translation: MRPMSTPNSKTPLSHIRNFSIVAHIDHGKSTLADRLIQSTGGLAEREMSEQVLDSMDIERERGITIKAQTVRLHYKANDGETYVLNLIDTPGHVDFAYEVSRSLSACEGSLLVVDASQGVEAQTLANVYQAIDNNHELVTVLNKIDLPAAEPERIKDQIEEVIGIDASDAVMISAKTGLGIPDVLEAIVNRLPAPKSPGGEKAPLKALLVDSWYDTYLGVMVLVRIIDGVLAKGQTIRMMGTGAKYTIERVGVLTPKMVAFDSLGPGEIGFITASIKEVADTRVGDTITDDKRPTAEALPGFKPAQPVVFCGLFPVDAADFEELRSAMGKLRLNDASFSFEMESSAALGFGFRCGFLGLLHLEIIQERLSREFDLDLIATAPSVVYQLTMTDGTEKELHNPADMPDVVKIAEFREPWIRATIMTPDEYLGGILKLCQDRRGIQTELTYVGNRAMLTYDLPLNEVVFDFYDRLKSISKGYASFDYHLSDYRESDLVKMSILVNGEPVDALSMLVHRSAAEKRGRVMCEKLKDLIPQHMFQIPIQAAIGGRIIARETVRALRKDVTAKCYGGDATRKRKLLEKQKEGKKRMRQFGKVEIPQEAFIAALKMGDE
- a CDS encoding MFS transporter → MSRSPSALLSIASIVTSMTAVAIGNGMMLAYVPFVLTRSMAADWVPGAAVTAIAFGGLVGCVLAGPLIRRVGHARAFSCSMAVVILAAVLISLGVNPALWILARGLYGAAANTNFIIAQSWLNHASDNHWRGKAMALFYMAYVIGLGTGASLFGQVPLEGNLAPVATIFFTAIAILPIGLTRLPTPPAPARVRIDIAMAWRSSPVAFIGVLASGGLSMLVQGFTPIYAAANAMSQREVATLMFVMQFGLLLIQYPMGAFSDRIDRRIVLVATSVLIMGAGLAALAVSFDRLWLLMLVFAVFAGAVETIYSIANAHANDRTDPDDFVPLASTLLVAWSAAATVVPLLVTALTPAFGAGLFIPATVVVALLYAAFVLLRLRTREHVPPPLRGAFELKSAQLPSDAPLGEAEARPE